A genome region from Defluviimonas aquaemixtae includes the following:
- a CDS encoding patatin-like phospholipase family protein — MKNASIVGAEAAGSPDGKKFAAGGRQVALVFQGGGALGAYQAGVYQALHEAGVEPDWIIGTSIGAINAALIAGNKPQNRLPRLEEFWRLVSRKSFAGLTAGWPQLTRPMAYVNTLFQGIPNFFEPNPFAFMGQHVPLNPDRAGYYSTRPLEETLLDLVDFKLINRNKPRLTVGAAHVRSSRMRYFDSRDMEIDVKHILASGALPPAFPAVRVEGELYWDGGILSNTPSEVIFDDNPRRNSLIFAVHLWNPEGSEPGTIWEVLHRHKDVQYSSRVANHIARQQTAHHLRHIIKRLASYVPEAERIQDEVRELESWGCQTQMHVVRLLAPSLAYDDHTKDVDFSLEGIRGRWQAGLEDTRKSIEAEPWSGEFDPLEGVFLHQAPWPGAVVAEHADLTELTRMGEPHSSVAV; from the coding sequence ATGAAAAACGCATCGATAGTCGGGGCCGAAGCGGCCGGATCACCGGACGGCAAGAAGTTTGCCGCGGGCGGGCGCCAGGTCGCGCTGGTCTTTCAAGGCGGCGGAGCGCTCGGCGCTTATCAGGCAGGCGTCTATCAGGCACTGCACGAGGCGGGGGTCGAACCGGACTGGATCATCGGCACCTCGATCGGCGCGATCAACGCCGCGCTCATTGCCGGCAACAAGCCGCAGAACCGACTGCCGAGGCTGGAGGAATTCTGGCGTCTCGTGTCGCGCAAGTCCTTCGCCGGCCTGACCGCCGGCTGGCCGCAGCTCACCCGGCCGATGGCCTATGTGAACACGCTGTTCCAAGGTATCCCGAACTTCTTCGAGCCCAACCCCTTCGCCTTCATGGGCCAGCACGTTCCGCTCAATCCCGACCGCGCCGGCTATTATTCGACGCGGCCGCTCGAGGAGACGCTGCTCGATCTCGTCGATTTCAAGCTGATCAACCGCAACAAGCCGCGTCTGACGGTCGGGGCGGCGCATGTCCGCTCGAGCCGGATGCGGTATTTCGACAGCCGCGACATGGAGATCGACGTCAAGCATATCCTCGCCTCCGGCGCCCTGCCGCCGGCGTTTCCGGCAGTGCGCGTGGAGGGCGAGCTATACTGGGACGGCGGGATCCTCTCGAACACGCCGAGCGAGGTCATCTTCGACGACAATCCGCGCCGGAATTCGCTGATCTTCGCGGTTCATCTGTGGAACCCCGAGGGGTCCGAGCCGGGTACGATCTGGGAGGTTCTGCACCGCCACAAGGACGTCCAGTATTCGAGCCGGGTCGCCAACCACATTGCCCGCCAGCAGACCGCGCATCACCTGCGCCACATCATCAAGCGGCTGGCCAGCTACGTGCCCGAGGCCGAACGAATCCAGGACGAGGTGCGCGAGCTCGAAAGCTGGGGATGCCAGACCCAGATGCATGTCGTCCGGCTGCTCGCGCCGTCGCTCGCCTATGACGACCACACCAAGGATGTCGATTTCAGCCTCGAGGGCATACGCGGGCGGTGGCAGGCCGGGCTGGAGGATACGCGCAAGTCGATCGAAGCCGAGCCCTGGTCGGGCGAGTTCGATCCGCTCGAAGGCGTCTTCCTTCACCAGGCGCCTTGGCCGGGTGCCGTCGTCGCCGAACACGCGGACCTGACCGAGTTGACGCGAATGGGCGAGCCGCATTCATCGGTCGCCGTCTGA
- a CDS encoding 3-hydroxybutyrate dehydrogenase, which translates to MDHALSGTKVKPAARRRAAGSAGGPVADRQLAGKAAIVTGSTSGIGLGIAEAFARAGMNVMLNGFGDKREIEIIRARLAKEYKIDAAFSAADMSVPDEIAAMADDAKRHFGGVDVLVNNAGIQHVEAVENFPVAKWDAILAINLSSAFHGIRAVVPGMKARGWGRIINVASAHAIVASPFKSAYVTAKHGMLGLTKTVALETAEHGVTVNAICPGYVLTPLVRNQIPETARARGISEDEVIRDVLLHAQPTKQFVTTEQIGALAVFLCSEGAASITGAALPIEGGWTAQ; encoded by the coding sequence ATGGATCACGCGCTTTCAGGAACAAAGGTCAAACCGGCGGCGCGCCGCAGGGCCGCCGGATCGGCTGGCGGGCCCGTCGCGGACAGGCAACTGGCCGGAAAGGCCGCCATCGTGACCGGCTCGACGAGCGGTATCGGTCTCGGCATAGCCGAAGCCTTCGCGCGGGCCGGAATGAACGTCATGCTGAACGGCTTCGGCGACAAGCGTGAGATTGAAATCATCCGTGCGCGGCTGGCGAAGGAGTACAAGATCGACGCCGCGTTTTCCGCCGCGGACATGTCTGTGCCCGACGAGATCGCGGCCATGGCGGACGATGCGAAGCGGCATTTCGGTGGCGTCGACGTGCTCGTCAACAATGCCGGCATCCAGCATGTCGAGGCGGTCGAGAACTTTCCCGTCGCGAAGTGGGACGCGATTTTGGCCATCAATCTTTCCTCGGCGTTTCATGGCATCCGCGCGGTCGTTCCCGGGATGAAGGCGCGGGGCTGGGGCCGCATCATCAACGTCGCGTCCGCCCACGCGATCGTCGCCTCGCCTTTCAAATCGGCCTATGTCACCGCGAAGCATGGTATGCTCGGCCTGACCAAGACCGTGGCGCTCGAAACGGCGGAGCATGGCGTCACCGTCAACGCGATTTGCCCCGGCTACGTGCTGACGCCGCTGGTCCGGAACCAGATCCCGGAGACCGCAAGGGCCCGGGGCATCAGCGAGGACGAGGTGATCCGCGATGTCCTGCTTCATGCTCAGCCGACGAAACAATTCGTCACCACTGAGCAGATCGGGGCGCTCGCGGTCTTTCTGTGCAGCGAGGGCGCGGCGTCCATCACGGGCGCGGCGCTGCCCATCGAAGGCGGCTGGACCGCGCAGTAG